TGATCACAAAACCATTCGCATTGACGCGGGGTTTGACTTTCAGTTTGACCCCGGTTTTACGTTGCTGGATACCGCTGGTAATCAACCCGCCTGTCGTCTGATTACTATCGACGACGCCTGTATTGACGTTGGTCACGCTGGTGGATTGCGAAGTCCGCAACGGAATTTCATCGCCGACCTGTATCGATGCTTCGTGATTGTTCAATACCATGATCGACGGCGAGGAAATCACGTTCAGCTTGTTGTCGTTCGCTTCCGCGCTCAATATCGCACGAATGTCGCCCGAATGACTGATGAACGAATAACCGAAACCGCCGGTCACCGCGGCGGCCGCAATCGCGGCCAGATCCGCCCCGGTCGGATTGCCGTTTTCGTCCGCTTGCGAAGCGGCGGCTCCGCTGCCTCGCGTAGCGATCGACTGCCCGTTCGCATGCCCCAGGTACCATTGAATTCCGTATTTCAAATTATCGGTCAACGTCACCGAGACAATCGTCGCATCGATCAGCACCTGCAGCGGCATCGCGTCGAGTTGCGTGATCACCTTGTGAATCACCTCGTACTCCTGTGGGGTCGACACGGTCACGATCGAATTATTCGATTCATCCGCAATAATCCTGACGTTTTCTCCAACGTTCGAAACCGACGACTCTCCGGTTTTTCCGGTTGACGCCGTCCTTTCTCTTCGGGCTGAAGCCGACTTGTCGGTATTTTTATTGGTGATCGTAGCCGCAGTCTGCCCAGGCGCAACCTTGGCCTGCTTGCTCGGCATGGAGGCTCCGGTAAAAATCGCGTTCAGGATGTCCGCCAGCTCAACCGCATCCATATGCTGGACCTTATAGACATTCACGCCGCCGCCGTTCGCCGAGGTCGCCCTGTCCAGCCTGAACACCCAGCTTTCGATATCGCGCAAATAGTCCTGCTGCTGGGTGATCGCCAATACCGCATTCAAACGCTCGATCGGCAGGAAACGGAAAAAAGTGTTTTTCTCTTCCCCTTCCTTCAAGTTGAACACCGCTTCCAGCTCTTTGATCACATCCTCGGGGGATACATGCGCCAAAGGAAACAGGCCGAAAGAGCGCCCGCGGAGGATGTCGATGTCGAAAGTGGCCACCATATCCATCACCCGGTCAATTTCCGCCGCGGATCCTGACACGATCAGCGTGTTTTTGCCCGCATCGACGTTAATCCCGGATTTTTCATTCAGCAGCGGCTTGATCACCTCAAACAAATCCGCCGCCGCAACATAGCGGATCGGGATGACTTGACTCTGGAATCCCGCCTTGCCTCTGCCGCTCTGGCCTACGTTCGAGCTGAACACGGCATCGGACGCAGGTTCGATACGATAGATACGCCCCTCCTTGACCAATGCCGCGTTGTTCTCGCGCAGCACCATTTCCAGGGCCGGCAGCAATTCCTCCTTGCTCAGAGGCTCGGTCGTTTGCAGCGTCACTTTACCGGCCACCTTCGGGCTCAAGATATAATTCTGCCCCAGGATATCGCTGAGGATTACCTTTGAAACCTCGCCGAGGTCGGCCTCGTCGAAATTCAGGCTATACGTGCCCGGCCCCGCCGTTTTGGCTTGAGGCTGCCCGGCACCGGCACCCGACCGCGCTCCGCCTGGACGCTTGGGCGAAGGGCGGCCGGAAGCGGGGTACAATTCGATCTTCGACCGCAACGCATCTTCCGACGGTTGTTTATTCTGCAACCCTTCAAATACCACACCGGGTTTTTCGTTCATGAGCCCCGGCGATATCGGGGTCAGCTTAAGCTTCTCGGGCGGTTTCGGCCCCATCAGTTCGCAGCCGGAAAGCGTCAGCCCTGCTGCCACCAAATACGAAGCGGTTCTTAAGGTGTTCAAATTATTCTTCATTTTCGCCATTCTCGGATTCATCTACGGCAGGCTCGGATTCGGAGTCAACAGGTTGTCCTCTATTGGATCTTCGCCGGCCAGCCTCATCCTGTCGCTCTGCGTCTTTTGTTCTCGCTTGCGGTTGCCGTGCATGCCGCTGCGCTTGTTGTGGGTCCTGGTTTTTCTCTTTTTCCGGCGGCAAGTCCTTCGGCTTGGGTTTTCTCAATACCAGTTCCTTGGATTCTCCCCCCAACTCAAAAACCACTCTATCGGTTTTGATCTGGACCAATCGCCAGCCGTCCACGTCTTCGTTTTCCGAGACTTTCCGGTAATTATCGGGCTTTACCTTCGGGCCGGAGGCGGACGGCGCCGACCCGGCCGCCGGAACCGGAGAGGCGCCCGCTTCCCTGCTTCGGCTCAACAAGGCCGAAAGGCCGTTTCTGCCGGTATAAATGCCATCCAGCCGCCAATCGAACGTTCCGTTCCCGGCTTGCTCCTTCTCGTTTTCGGCGCTGACCTCTTCAACCGGTTTTCTTCCTTTCAAAAATAACGGCCTGGACACCAGATCGACATAGCTCTCTTCCGGTTTCGCTTCGAGATCGACTTCCGGCAACCGGTCGGTCGAGGCATTCGATGGAGCCGACGATTCGATCGATTTCAGCAGGCGGTTTTCGGAATACTGCGCTATCAGCCATTCCATCACGATGATGATCAGCAGCCCCGTACAGACGGCCGATACCAGTTTTAAAATTTTGCCGTTGATATTCATTCGGTCTTTTTCCTCATAAAACTGACCGCCTGAAAATTGATATTCAAATCATTGGTCTGCTCGATCTGGCGGGTACGCCGGTTTCTCACGCCGCGCATGGGCCGGATGTCCAGTTGATCGATGATGATCAGCGGCGCCGACGTTTCGAGCCTGTATAAAACCGACCGCAATACCTCCGAATTACCGGTCATCCGCACGCTGACCGTCAACAGGCTGAAGTTGTCTTTACTTCTCACCGGCAGGGCCTGGGTACTGCTGAGCTTGCCTCCCGCATCCACGATCGCCTTTTTGATGAACTCCTGCACTTCGGCCGATGCCAGCGCTTCGGTCGTTTGGCTGTTGAAATAGTTCTGCGCCTGAATCGCCTCCTTGACGGACCCCATCCCTTTGACCACGGCATCCTTGCCGGCCAGTATTCTTTCGTACTGCCTCAACTTGATCGCAAGCTGGTCCTTTTCTTCGCGCAGTGCTATCCACTTGCCGACCACCGGCACGAAAACCGCAGCGATCAGAAGCAGGACCAAAGCGGCCAGCAGGCCAATCGCCAGCCACCGCTCGATGTTTCTATTTTTTTCGTTGCTCACCTGGAACTTCCGCTTTGACAATATCGGCGGTTATCTGAAACCGCTCAAAACCGGTCGCCGTATCCTGAGTCACCGGGGAAACGAATTTGGCATTCGTAAAAATGTCCGAATCCTCCAATACCGCGATCAATCCGGACGCGGAAGGCGATTCTCCCTGTATCTGCAAATGCCCGTCCGCAAATTGTAAATAAGTCAGCCATGTATTGTCGTCCTTGATCAAGGCGCTCAGCGTGTTCAGCATCTCGATGACCGGAGGCGAGGCGTTTTTGGCTTTGATCAGATTGCCGGTCTCCGCGATCACTTCATCGATTTCGGACTGCATCCCTTTAATCTTCTTCGCGTCTTTCTCGATCGCATCGATTTTTTCCTGCAACAGCGCCACCGTTTGATATTCGAACAGCACGGGCAAAAATAACACGGACGCCAGCAGCAGGGTAACGATTCCTGCCAGTGTCCCATAAATCAGGGCCGGCGTTTTGCCGGCGTTCGTTCTCAGCTGCTCCGGCAACAAATCATAGGCTTCGTCGATCTGCTCCGGATTGTTTTCGACCCCCTCGTAATCGGCCAATAACAGGGAAATGCCGATCGCCTTGAGCTCCGTGTAAAGCCCGTCCAACACCTCGCGCGGGGTGAGGATCAGCATCGCATTGATCATGCCGGGCTCACCGGGCGCAGCCAGCGGTTTCACCGAGAAATAGACCTGCTCCGGTTTGAACGGGGTAAATCTCGACAATTCGTAGGAAACCACCTGAGCCAGATTCTCTTTGGCAGCCGCAGGCAGAACCAACTCCCTGCAAAGTCCTTCCGCACGGTGCAGCCGGAGCACAAAATTGGCTTTGGCCAGCCGCTCGTCCTTCGTCCGCAGCATGTCGAAATCGGCCGCGCCTTCCTCGTTACGGCTCAACAGAGCCAGCGGTTGGCCGGGCTCGCCGGCATAAGCCAACTCGAATTGATGGCCTCGGGTTTTGACGATCACGGTGTCGTGTTCGTCGCTGACCAGAAGCCTGAGCTTTTCAGGGACTAAAAAAGCGAGTTCTTTCCGCCACCATCTGAAAAACTTTTTAAAGTCGAGTTCGAGCGTCGAATTAAGATTCAGCATTCGGGGTCACTAATAATGAGTCTTTGTCCTCGGAAAATAACGATGTATCAGCCCTTTCTTCGCGTTTCCAGTTCAAAATCCGAAACGGCAAACCGCCGCCTTCCGCCGGAGTGTTCGCCACAATGGTCTTGATGATGGCGCCCGAACCGTTTTCAAGCCGGGATTCGGCAATAATCTCGATTATATCGCTCCGGCCCGATCCGCAATTGAATCCCGGCGCCAGGCTCACCGATTGGAGCGGGGTGCCGGTGATCGCGCTCTGCCTGCGCAATTCGATGCATTGATCGACCAATGCCGGATCCAGTCCCAAAGCCAGCATCACCTCTCGCGAAGCCTGCGACAAATCGACTTGCGGCTTGCCGGAATAGAGGGTGATCAGCGGCTCCAGCCGTTCCAGAATCGATTCGTCCATTCCCAAAACCATCTGCAGTTCTTCCAGCGACTGAAACGGTTTGTTTCTGGGCTGATAAAGCTTGCCGGCCTTTTTGTAGTCGTTTTTTTCCGCTCCGTCGATATTGACCAGATCGTCGGAATCCCGCCAATCCATGATCGCCGAAACCAGAGCGGTCTGTTGTTCTCTTTCGATCGGAAGCTGCGCCATCAGTTGCTGCAACTGCATCTGATTCGCGCCGTTCAGATCGACCTTGCCGGTCTCGCCTTTCAGCCTGATTCTTACCAGCGCATCCAAAAATTGCACTTGGTAGATGTTGCCGTCGGTACGCCAGCGTTTGGCGGCATCCGGATTCAACAGCATCATCTCCGCCACCGCAATCCCGGACTCGGCCGCCGTCAGCGCCTTCGCGCCGCCGGTAATCCCGGCAATCACCGCCGTTTCCCTCCGCATCGTCAGCGAAAAACTGGCCGCCATGATCATCAACAGCGACAGCACCCACAACACCAGCACCAACGCAAAGCCTTTATCAGCCTGCGCAGCGATCGCCAGCGGGCGGAAATGCGCCGGCATCCGAGCGGTTCCGGCGCTACGGGCATCATTCGCCAGCATTATCCCGATCCTGCGCATCGCCATCGGTTTGCGAACTATCACCCTCTTCGTCTCCGGCGTCCTCGGAGTCCGGATCTGAAGCGCCCGCAACGGCCGCCAGCTTCAATTCGAAATTCATTTCCGGCCAGAAAACGCCATTTTCGAGGTCGATCTTGATTCTGACCAATCTGGGCAATTGATCTCTCTCTCGCCATTGATTCAGCCAGCCGTTCTCGTTTTCCCCTTCTTCCGGGCCGAAATAGGCCAGCGAAAACCCCGCAACTCCCTTGATCAACGTCTCTTCCTCCGTAAGCCATTCATCGCCTTCGGCAACCGGATAAAACGGCGAGATGGTCACTTTAATCGCATTCTGTCTGTTCTCGTTCACTAACCGCACGGTAAACAGCTGCAGTCCTGCCCGGCCCGCACTCGCCGGAAAAGAAGAGACGAATTGCAGCGATTGGCTATCGCCCTGGAAGGAAAAAAGCCGCTCTTCTTTGGTAAAATCGTTCCAGAGAGGCTTCGCCATCACCAAATGGCGCTGAAAGAAGTTGACGACGCCGGCGGTTTCGCTGACTTCGAAAATTTTCTTCTCGCCTTTCTCCCAGCTTTCCGCGCAAATTTTCAGGCTGACGAACAGCAGCGTCATCATCACGCTGAGCAGCGTCATCGCCAGCAATACTTCGATCAGCGTAAACCCCTGGCCCGCTTTAAGGTTTCGCATCGGCATTCGTGGTCAATTTAAGTTCCGACAATTCGAACCGTCGCTCGCCGCCGCCTCCTTCCTCCCAACTGACGACGGCGGTCACCATGAAGAGCTGGGCGGGAAGGGTTCGCGTATCGACCGTTTCGGTCGTGAGTACGAAAGGCGCGACGGCCAGCTCCCAACGATATTTGTCATCGATCACGCCGGCCGACTGCCCTTGCTGTAACGGCACTTCGGTACCGGGCCTTGCGATCATCGCCTCGGCAATCTGCACGGCGGCGGTGTATTCTTCGGAAACCGAGGCGTTGCGCAGCCCCGCGGAAAAAATACCGAGCAGCATCCCTATCGAGATCGCCATGATCGAGAAGGCAACCAGAATCTCCAGCAGCGAAAAGCCGCGCTGCGCTTTATGCGGTCTTTGCAGGCAGATCATTTGCGGCGCCTCGGCCGGTCGTCGCGCGTGACGTCTTCGACTTCCAGCTGGCCGGTCAGCCAATTGATATCGATCTGCTTGGACACCTCGCCGCGGTCCAGCACGACGCGCCCGCCGGTGGAGGAGCCGTCGGCGAAAAAGCGGATATTGCCCTGGCCTTCTCCGGTCAGCTCGCTCTGCGCAGTCACCACCGTAACCGCGATCGAATCGGGAATCTTATAGGTTTTTTCTCGGCCGCTGAGTTTATAGGTGTTGTCGGTCAGATCGAAGGCGACGGTCATTTCCCGGTGCGCCATCAGCGCCTGGCCGCGCGCATAACGCAGCGCCGATACGACATCCCTGACGGCAGCCTTGTGTTCGAAAGTGCCTGAACCCGACGACATATTCAGCGCGACCACCGAAAATCCCAACACGATGATCACCAATACGATCAATAGCTCAAGCAGGGTAAAACCCTTGGACCGAACGCAGGAAACAGGCAAAAAAAGCGTCATATCATTTGGGCGCACGCCTTGGGCCGAGCAAGACGGAAAAGGCATCGGCGCTGAATATGGACCGGGCTGGCCCCGACAACCAACGGGCGATTATTCCCAGCTCACCACGTCCCGGTCTTCGCCTTCGCCGCCTTCCTTTTCGTCCGCGCCGAAAGAATACAGGTCGAACGCACCGTGCTCGCCGGGCGAAACATAATGGTATTCGTTTTGCCACGGATCCACCGGCACTTTCGACTTGCCTAAATAAGGCCCGTTCCAGCGCTTGGAATTATCGGCAGCCTCGACCAGCGCGGCCAAACCTTGAGAGGAGTTAGGGTAACGGTCCATGTCCAGTTTGTACATTTCCAAGGCTTGGCTCAATTCGGAAATCTGCACTTTCGCCGCCTTGGTCTTCGCATCCGCCATGTGTTTCATCACTTTCGGCCCGACCAGGCCGGCCAGCATCGAGATGATGCCCAGAACGACCAGTAATTCCAGCAAGGTAAAACCGGTCTGTTTATAATGAATGTGTCTCA
The genomic region above belongs to Methylomicrobium agile and contains:
- the gspD gene encoding type II secretion system secretin GspD, translated to MKNNLNTLRTASYLVAAGLTLSGCELMGPKPPEKLKLTPISPGLMNEKPGVVFEGLQNKQPSEDALRSKIELYPASGRPSPKRPGGARSGAGAGQPQAKTAGPGTYSLNFDEADLGEVSKVILSDILGQNYILSPKVAGKVTLQTTEPLSKEELLPALEMVLRENNAALVKEGRIYRIEPASDAVFSSNVGQSGRGKAGFQSQVIPIRYVAAADLFEVIKPLLNEKSGINVDAGKNTLIVSGSAAEIDRVMDMVATFDIDILRGRSFGLFPLAHVSPEDVIKELEAVFNLKEGEEKNTFFRFLPIERLNAVLAITQQQDYLRDIESWVFRLDRATSANGGGVNVYKVQHMDAVELADILNAIFTGASMPSKQAKVAPGQTAATITNKNTDKSASARRERTASTGKTGESSVSNVGENVRIIADESNNSIVTVSTPQEYEVIHKVITQLDAMPLQVLIDATIVSVTLTDNLKYGIQWYLGHANGQSIATRGSGAAASQADENGNPTGADLAAIAAAAVTGGFGYSFISHSGDIRAILSAEANDNKLNVISSPSIMVLNNHEASIQVGDEIPLRTSQSTSVTNVNTGVVDSNQTTGGLITSGIQQRKTGVKLKVKPRVNANGFVIMDIEQTVETPKTTTVSEIDSPTIQTREITSNVAVQSGETIVLGGLIDENDTNNLGGIPFLHKLPLIGPLFGTTSKEKLKTELVVLITPRVVSTKLDASLIANEFKRKLTGLYEDPPVQDRSVRPD
- the gspM gene encoding type II secretion system protein GspM, whose amino-acid sequence is MSNEKNRNIERWLAIGLLAALVLLLIAAVFVPVVGKWIALREEKDQLAIKLRQYERILAGKDAVVKGMGSVKEAIQAQNYFNSQTTEALASAEVQEFIKKAIVDAGGKLSSTQALPVRSKDNFSLLTVSVRMTGNSEVLRSVLYRLETSAPLIIIDQLDIRPMRGVRNRRTRQIEQTNDLNINFQAVSFMRKKTE
- a CDS encoding PilN domain-containing protein, which encodes MLNLNSTLELDFKKFFRWWRKELAFLVPEKLRLLVSDEHDTVIVKTRGHQFELAYAGEPGQPLALLSRNEEGAADFDMLRTKDERLAKANFVLRLHRAEGLCRELVLPAAAKENLAQVVSYELSRFTPFKPEQVYFSVKPLAAPGEPGMINAMLILTPREVLDGLYTELKAIGISLLLADYEGVENNPEQIDEAYDLLPEQLRTNAGKTPALIYGTLAGIVTLLLASVLFLPVLFEYQTVALLQEKIDAIEKDAKKIKGMQSEIDEVIAETGNLIKAKNASPPVIEMLNTLSALIKDDNTWLTYLQFADGHLQIQGESPSASGLIAVLEDSDIFTNAKFVSPVTQDTATGFERFQITADIVKAEVPGEQRKK
- a CDS encoding general secretion pathway protein GspK is translated as MLANDARSAGTARMPAHFRPLAIAAQADKGFALVLVLWVLSLLMIMAASFSLTMRRETAVIAGITGGAKALTAAESGIAVAEMMLLNPDAAKRWRTDGNIYQVQFLDALVRIRLKGETGKVDLNGANQMQLQQLMAQLPIEREQQTALVSAIMDWRDSDDLVNIDGAEKNDYKKAGKLYQPRNKPFQSLEELQMVLGMDESILERLEPLITLYSGKPQVDLSQASREVMLALGLDPALVDQCIELRRQSAITGTPLQSVSLAPGFNCGSGRSDIIEIIAESRLENGSGAIIKTIVANTPAEGGGLPFRILNWKREERADTSLFSEDKDSLLVTPNAES
- a CDS encoding prepilin-type N-terminal cleavage/methylation domain-containing protein; amino-acid sequence: MRNLKAGQGFTLIEVLLAMTLLSVMMTLLFVSLKICAESWEKGEKKIFEVSETAGVVNFFQRHLVMAKPLWNDFTKEERLFSFQGDSQSLQFVSSFPASAGRAGLQLFTVRLVNENRQNAIKVTISPFYPVAEGDEWLTEEETLIKGVAGFSLAYFGPEEGENENGWLNQWRERDQLPRLVRIKIDLENGVFWPEMNFELKLAAVAGASDPDSEDAGDEEGDSSQTDGDAQDRDNAGE
- a CDS encoding type IV pilus modification PilV family protein; protein product: MICLQRPHKAQRGFSLLEILVAFSIMAISIGMLLGIFSAGLRNASVSEEYTAAVQIAEAMIARPGTEVPLQQGQSAGVIDDKYRWELAVAPFVLTTETVDTRTLPAQLFMVTAVVSWEEGGGGERRFELSELKLTTNADAKP
- a CDS encoding GspH/FimT family pseudopilin, which codes for MTLFLPVSCVRSKGFTLLELLIVLVIIVLGFSVVALNMSSGSGTFEHKAAVRDVVSALRYARGQALMAHREMTVAFDLTDNTYKLSGREKTYKIPDSIAVTVVTAQSELTGEGQGNIRFFADGSSTGGRVVLDRGEVSKQIDINWLTGQLEVEDVTRDDRPRRRK
- the gspG gene encoding type II secretion system major pseudopilin GspG — encoded protein: MRHIHYKQTGFTLLELLVVLGIISMLAGLVGPKVMKHMADAKTKAAKVQISELSQALEMYKLDMDRYPNSSQGLAALVEAADNSKRWNGPYLGKSKVPVDPWQNEYHYVSPGEHGAFDLYSFGADEKEGGEGEDRDVVSWE